In Lolium rigidum isolate FL_2022 chromosome 7, APGP_CSIRO_Lrig_0.1, whole genome shotgun sequence, the DNA window agctagaatgtagagtatttgagaacaaattttggggctagaatgtagactatttcagaacggagggatcGTTTACTAAACTAAATTCCTCGACAGTGTGGTGGTAAGTGATGAGATAAATCGGAGCAATCGTGGCAGATGCCTATGCAATTGCGAACTCGAGAGCGGATCGCGTGTCGGGCTggcggctttgcttcagttactaGGCCAGTTCCGTTGACAGCGGCCGGCTGTGATCCTGCGCAGATGGCTGGCGCCTGGCAGACCACGCCGGCCCTGTCACTTCCGCCGCAGCCGTTGCCCGACTCTGCTCCCGCCCAACGGCACTGGCGTTCCGCTGCGTGTCAGAGGCCCCGACACCCTGACACCTCGAGGCTCCAGCGCAGCCTACCTAGTACCACTCCGAGGACACGGACCGGGACACCGGCGGCACGCATGCACCGGCAAACCTGAACACACATCGGGTAAAGGCGACAGTCCGCAGAGCGGTAGTAGGGCATTGCGATGGTTCCGACCAAATATCAAAATATGGCGGACAGACGGACAGTcagatgtaagagcatctccaccagtgtTCTTCAAATAGAACTTGGGGCAGAGACGTTAGCATTGTATGAGGTCGCAACCTTAAATAGAAATTCGTATGTAAATaacatttaaaaaataaaatttataCGAATACTGACTAGTTTTATACAAAAGTAACTTGAATTTAAACTTAAATAAAATTTATACTTTGAACCCTAATCTACTAGCCGTGGCACGCAATGGGTCtacctcgtcgtcgttcttcccctttgccgCCTGCGTCCGTGCCCACCTCTCtgcccttgcttcgcgcatctggtgGTGGAGCAAGGCCGCTGGCGATGctggagctcgccggcggcgctgCCCCCTCAGCAATGCTAGCCATCAGCGAGACGCCTCGTTCTGGGTGagcctcgcttgctcgcgggGCCGCCTCAGCCTGGTGCTGAGTGTTGAGCTCAAGGAGTTTTTGTCGCTCCTCCGCCATGAGGAGATGTCCCGCCTCCTACGTGGCCGCCCGTTGGCGCGAGATCTCGACGGTGGGGTCGAAGTTGGCGGCGTTGAAgaactcccgctcctcctcctgcctTCAGAAGCACTGCGCGAGGATCACCGCCTGCTCCGGGTCACCGGGGACCTGCTGCTGCTCGCCCCActacgccgcctcctccgccgccttagCTTATGCGTCTGCTATGTACGCCTCATTCCGCTCGCTGAACTATGAGTCATCGGAGTTGAAGTCGATGTCGATGTCGGCGTCGAGCTGTGGTGGTGGTTGCGGCGCCGCAGACGGCGTGCGTCCGTTGCGGCCAAGCATCAAATATGTCGTATGGAGCCGCCGCGGCATtgttgtggtggaggagaggatagcacggcggcggtggtggagatgagagagGATACCGCGACAGTGGTGGAGAGTAGAGGATAGCGCCGCGGCGGTGGAGGGCATACTAaataggggtgctaactagccgcACATCAGTCGATGCGTCGCATTTACGGTGACGTCTGCGCGTGGACCGGTGGTTTCATCGCGGTCAGCCACGCTTCAGCCAAGGCGTCGCATTTATGATGCACCCGTCGCATCGAGTCACTGCCAAGGCAGCCCCACCCACGAAAACCGACTTACCGCGAGGCGCCAGCGCACCCAattcgcgcccttcgcgaaggggcCAGCACGGGGTTGACGACGTTTTATTGGGCTCAAAACCACACCGACACTTTTTAGGACGCGTTGGTGTGAGCCCAAAAACAACACCGACCCCCCAAATAGTTATCGagaccgccggtggagatgctctaacctggGACAAAGCTTACCGTTTTCCAGAACGGTAGCTGCTGAATTTTGGACACGAAATGGCGAGAGATGTTTGCTAATTTGCTATACCACCACGACACATAATGTCCAGCTTCATCCAATTAGATCACGAGAAACATGCACTCCAGGGCTACAATTCACCTTACAAATTGACCTATCCAGTCCCAGCTTGTTACAGTCACACCATGCCTATCACAATGTCAATGACCCTACGGACTAGGACTACGATAGCAACAGCTTACACTTCTGTGCACTCTCCAGAGAAGGACAAAAAAAAAGTAGAGGAGCAACAAGACGCGGCCAGTCTTCGGCCACAGAGAGGGAGCAGCTGCTGCTGGCCTCAGTAGTAAATGGAGAGGGTGCGGTGATGAGACAGCGCCATGTTCTGAACGCCAACCGACCAGAGCCAGAGATCAAGGTCAATGCTCAGAAGCTGCCACGGAAAAGTAAAAGAGCAAAGTGAGCTCCAAGTTGAAATAATGCAACATTGACTGCTTGCCTTTCGAGGATAAGTCATactaggtagcacatgaaaaaaagaaaatttacaTGTACCTACAGTTATTAGCATCTTTCGACCGTGTAATGAACTAAACCTATTCAATTGATTTCTTGTCTTTTCAATGATAAAAGAGTACTACTGAAATGAACCTACACTATTTGCAACGTTTAGTTTCTGTACAGTGGTAATAACACGGCAGTTACCAGGCAGGAGTGCAGGTCACAGAATAAATATCACGGAAGCATCAGGCGAACCTGATTCAGATGTGGTCATTcggaaaagagagaaaagattCAGATGCCCCTACCTGCTTCCCAAACTTTTTGTTGATGAGCTCCCTCATTTTTTCAACGGCATGAACGGAACAAGCACGGATCTCCACCTCCTCTTCGCTTCCAGACACTACCTCCCTATTCGAATCAATCGAGCAGCATAGATTCGATTCGTATTTCAGTATGCCAAGCTCCCTCAGCACTGCAGGAACGATGTAGTCGGCAAATATGGTGATGGAGTTGATGTCGTGGAACTCTCCATAGTTTTGTCCCTTGAAAGCACCCCACAAATCAGCAACAAATATCTGGGCTCGCTTGTACAGGAAAACCTGGTGTCCCTTGTAAAGTGAGTGATCCCGGAAGCCTGCCAAAATTGGATGACCATAATTCTGTCATGTGAGATGTATGTAAGGTGATCAAAGAAAATGGGAAGGAAAAATCAACAGCATGGATGCATCTTACAAATGTTTCATTCCTAAATCGTTTGTGATTTAGAAGAGAATATAAAATGTGACAGAATATTACAGCTAGGCTCTGTTGAATTTTCCACGAGGTAAAGTTACATTCAGATATTTCCGGTAAAAAGGGTAAAATAAAGCAGCACTCAGGATATAGACAACATTGGCTATCACCTGATTACAGATATGCAGAGAGGCCTGGGGAGTTTCCctcctcaacaaaaaaaaaactaattacaGATAGTAACAGACTGAATGACCCACGCCTGCACACATGGTAACTGGTAAGCTTCCCTGTCTCCAATGGGAACTATGCCGGGCTGCAACCGATGAATCATATCACATCTGGTTATTCGCTACTGCTATGATGTTTAGGGGTGGGGACGGAGAACATAACACAGTATTTTGTGTAGTGTTTGCACTTAAACTGATGAGCACGCTGTAAAGGGAATGTGCCCTGGTAATGTGGTGAATCTAAAGCTCAACAGTTTTGGAAACCATGGTTTTCTAAAGCCTGGGCATGTAATACCAGAGTTtacaaatacaaaaatttcagcaGCAAAAACGAGATTGGGAGCTCTTTTCTCAATACTCCAAGAATGTGGTGCTGTCCATACCACAGTTTAACACTACAGTTTTTATCATTGCCAAGCAATTCAAAGTATTTAAAACCCTAGGTATTTTAGAAACTGAGGTATTAGAAATACTTTGCATCCAAATACACCCTAAACGAGTTAATCCATGTTTCGGCAAGAAAAAGAATGATGTTCAATATTCTCAAACAAAGAACATTCAACTGGGAGAAGTGAGAACATCTAGTCTGCAAATAAGGTGTAGACTCACTGTAGCCCAATATGTGGATGTGCATATCCAATGGTCTATGTGGATGTAACTGGCCCAGCCCATTATGCATATCTAGTGGTCCTAGGTAATTTCTGCTTTTCTCCCATCGTAGATACCCACATCTTATTAGTCCCTTTGACAAATGATCCACATACTAGAGAGGGGCTGACGAAAGAACAGAATTCACCAGAACAGTGAAATGGTATCTGCAGAGGCAGCTACAAGCCTACAACAGGCCATACTAGACAGATTCCAAACAAAATATTACACATGGTTGCTCTAAGAAAGAAGACTACACAGGATTGAGATCGTGTTCTTCAGTGAGGGGCCGACGAAAGGACAGAATTCCCCAGAACAGTGAAATGGTATCTGCAGAGGCAGCTACAAGCCTACAACAGGCCATACTAAACAGAGTCCAAACAAAATATTACACATGTTTGCTCTAAGAAAGAAGACTACACATGATTGAGATCGTGTTCTACAGTGTAGCTGGACAAGTACAGCTTAGGACTCCAGTCTAATGAAAACAAAACAGAtgagactgatgctattaaatagaAGTACATGTGCAACGACAGCGTTACCTGGAAAATGACGGGTAATCAGTTCAATTAGAGATGCAGCAGAGTTTCCAGCAGACTTCACAAGATTAGCGGCGGAGCCTCCAAAGCTTTTTTCAAGCTCCAGACCAACCTTAACCAAGCGACATAATAGTAAATGGTTCAGAACAAAATACGGGGAATTATTTTGAATGTCCACATATACCATGACAGTTGTAGCGGAATAGAACTAGAGCATGTATCAAACTGAAGTGGATAACTATTGCctaatttatatattttttcgaAGGTTGCCTAATTTATATGAAGAAGTTGGGTGGTAAGGTGGAAGTTGTTCCAATACACGAGCAGTTTCAATACTTCAATATATTGCATATACAATACAAAGTAGTACCTCATGAAGAAGGCGGACTCTTTCCTCCTCAATTGGCAGTGGGCGCGGCCAGTTCAGCAGTTCTCGAAGTTGGGGCCCTACATTTTGTAACAATCGTGTTTCCTTCCATTTAGCAAAATCTACTGGAAGGAATAGTTTCTTTTGCAGATAGAAGTGTGAGAACAACTGAACAAGAACAAAGGAACATGGAAGAATTGAAACTGTACCAGTGTAGTTCTTGAGACGATCTGCATCAAGTGCTGTCTTATCTTTCTCTAAGGCTAACTTAAGCCCAGAAGCCAAATTGTCATAGGTCAAGTCCTTGTCTGTTCAGTTGGCAAAATATCATTAGTATAGTCAAATCATTACAACACAAATGGAAGAAACTATACAAAAACAATAAATAGTGGCCCAAAGAAGTCAATTGTAGTTTTATCAGACTATGCCAGTTATTCCTCAGTTAGAAAAAACGAGGAGTTCTCTAAAAGAAGGCCAATAATATAGTGAAAAATAGCTGAGAGCAATAGCAGTTACTCAGGGCAAGTTAGTGCGCAGATAAAAATTTATTAAAGGAGAATACAGTATCTGAATAACCTTAATCATTGTTAATAGTAAAGACAAGCAATAAATGGCATCCTCACCTCTCCTAGCCAATTGTTTACAACGTCACAGCACAAAAGGTTGTTGatagaaaaaaatcatgtatagCTACCAATTTCTTTACTGAAGGTAGAAATATCCTTTCGTTCCTTGTGGTGTAAACACTAGTCTATCTAGGAAGTTGATTTCTGCACTCTAAAAATCTTATTGCCTACATATAAGTCATGAGAAGAATACTGCGCCGACTGAATGTATTATACAGGAGCAAAATAATTACAAACAGAGAGTGGTACTGTCTGAATGTCTGATTTCTTTCTGTGTTAATGCTTTAAGAAGGTGTCATGTAAGATACCATAAAGCACTCTAGTAATTTCTAAATGTGCAGAACACTAACTGCATTGCTGGTTGAACTTATACCTGGCCAGAAGCAGAAGTTGAGTGCATCCAAGACAAAGAGGTACTGCACGGTGAGCGGCCCATTGTCGAAGTAATGAATTCCTTCGAAATCCCACTCAATTTTTGGAACATTTCCCTGGATTTTGTCCACGGCCTTCTCAATCTCTGTGAAAACAGACACATGGGTAAAGGGAACATAACTTACAACTCCACCTTCCCAATCTCTCTGAAAACAAACTAATGAAAAACTGACGAACATGGATATGAGCGTCAGTTTGTTCTCTCATAAGAAAATGCTGAAAGCTGACCAAAACAACATGTAAGAAGTGCCAACTAGGAGAGCAGGAATCTGAAACCTGAACAATGGAATCAAATCTAAGAACCCGAAAATCAACTCGGATCTCTTGCAGGGTCAATCAGTCAGATACTGCTACGGCATCAGTATGTATCGCAGAATAGAAATACAGTCAGCTAATACAGAAGATGGAATAGCAAATCCTATGAAGAGTTGAAGACGATACTGCGTGGCCACACACATCCTAGTACCGTCCAGGACAAAATCTCTACGAAGACGATACGGCCTGGTCCTAGAAATCCTAGTACGGTTCAGGGAACATCACCTGGAAACAAGAACGGCCCTAACAAGAGCAAAAACAGAGGAATACCTAACATGTCGACCTTGACGTGGGAGGAGCGGCTGGCGACCCACGCCGCCGACGCGCGCACGGCCTCCATGGCGGCGGGGCGATTAGGATAAGGCCGCGAGAGGGACGGGTTCGGTCGGGGCAACGGGCGGCGAGTCGGGGAGGATTTAGGGGTGGGGGCTGGAAGTGGAAACTGACGGCGGAGTGGTGGTTTGGCTGTGGTCCGTGACCGCGAGGCGGGTTTTAGCGCTTTTCTTCCGGACGGAGGGGTTTTGGTTGGATTCTTGCTGGTGCTGCTGCGTCTCGATGGGCGCTTCCAAGGGCCTCGGAGAGCTCCCACTTGGCAGAGCACGAGGAATTGCGCGGCCCACACAACGACTAGCTGTCCTGGTGTGGTCCGCTCAGTTTGACCCAACTCGCTTTTTTTTTTCGCGAGAGTATGCTAAAATGGCACCGATCCATATTAGTTTCactaaaaaaaaatcaataaatgatgctttattacttaaaagtttTAAGTATTAAATC includes these proteins:
- the LOC124677208 gene encoding queuosine salvage protein-like encodes the protein MEAVRASAAWVASRSSHVKVDMLEIEKAVDKIQGNVPKIEWDFEGIHYFDNGPLTVQYLFVLDALNFCFWPDKDLTYDNLASGLKLALEKDKTALDADRLKNYTGPQLRELLNWPRPLPIEEERVRLLHEVGLELEKSFGGSAANLVKSAGNSAASLIELITRHFPGFRDHSLYKGHQVFLYKRAQIFVADLWGAFKGQNYGEFHDINSITIFADYIVPAVLRELGILKYESNLCCSIDSNREVVSGSEEEVEIRACSVHAVEKMRELINKKFGKQLLSIDLDLWLWSVGVQNMALSHHRTLSIYY